A segment of the Hippopotamus amphibius kiboko isolate mHipAmp2 chromosome 8, mHipAmp2.hap2, whole genome shotgun sequence genome:
AGTGCTTTACCTCAATTATCTTATGGCTCACTTAGTCTCTCTTAACATCTCAATGTACCTACCTGTGTGTCATACCTAACTATTCTGTATCTGGtgaattcacttttattttttttaagagattttcgttgttgtttttcttttgttttgtttttttttaaatttatttatttattggatgcattgggtcttcattgctgcacaaaggctttctctagttgtagcaggcgggggctactcttcgttgtggtgcacaggcttctcttgttgtggagcacagagctgtaggcacgtggacttcagtagttgtggcacacaggctcagtagttgtagctcgtgggctgtagagcacaggctcagtagttgtggcacatgggcttagttgctccgtggaatgtgggatcttccaggaccaaggctcgaacctgtgtcccctgcattggcaggcggattcttaaccactgtgccaccagggaagccctgaattcACCTTTTGAGTAAACTCCTGCAGTAATAAAATTGGTGTAAATAGTTGGCATTGGCTTCTAAGTGCAGgctacattttttaaacttctattttaaaaaacattttgatcACTGCTGATGGGCTACCCATTTCTGTAAAGGGACTTATCTTGGTTTGATTCACTTCCCCTTGCCCCATGTTTGGTTATGTGGTGTGTGTGCACTTGGCTAGTATTTCTTTTGAACCAGTGTCAGAGGCCTGgaccaaaagaaaaagatctaTTACATGTCAGTTCTAAAGCTCTTTAGTTCTATATCAGGTTtgtattatgattttaaaaatacatttgtttgttttctagaaGATTGGAAAGAATGGTACCCAAAAAGTCAAGATGAGCTTGAAAGTGTTGAGAGAAGTTATACTTGTAATGCATTTGGAAACCTTCATCTGAGGAAAACCCACATTTCTTCCAGACAAAGGCTCCTTAAATATAACACACATGGAAAAAGCTTGACACAAAACTTAGCTTCAGCCAGAAGCTATCTAGGACAGAATCCTGATCAGTTTCATGGGTATGAAGACTCATATTTTCTGAAGCATCAAAGAACTCATAGTATAGAAAAAAACTGTgtatgtaatgaatgtgggaaggcTTTCCGTTGTAAATCACAGCTCATTGTACATCTCAGGATTCATACAGGAGAGAGACCCTACGAGTGCACTAAATGTGAGAGAGCCTTCAGTGCCAAGTCAAACCTCAACGCCCATCAGAGAGTCCACACAGGAGAAAAGCCCTACTCCTGTATTGAGTGTGGGAAAGTCTTCTCTTTCAGGTCGCAGCTCATTGTCCATCAGGAAATTCACACAGGAGGGAAACCATATGgttgcagtgaatgtgggaaagcttaCAGCTGGAAATCGCAGCTTATTTTACACCAGAGGAGCCACACAGGAGTGAAGCCCTATGAATGCAgtgagtgtgggaaagccttcagtctGAAGTCACCATTCATTGTGCACCAGAGAACTCACACAGGAGTGAAACCGCAtaagtgcagtgaatgtgggaaagcctttaggAGTAAGTCGTACCTCCTTGTTCACATTAGGATGCACACGGGAGAGAAACCCTATCAATGCAGTGACTGCGGGAAAGCCTTCAATATGAAGACACAGCTTGTTGTGCATCAGGGA
Coding sequences within it:
- the ZNF26 gene encoding zinc finger protein 26 translates to MASGSPTAACWGLLSFEDVSVEFTWEEWQLLDAVQKHLYRDVTLENYSNLISMGYHGAKPDLIFKLEQGEEPWVIKAEVSHQSCPEDWKEWYPKSQDELESVERSYTCNAFGNLHLRKTHISSRQRLLKYNTHGKSLTQNLASARSYLGQNPDQFHGYEDSYFLKHQRTHSIEKNCVCNECGKAFRCKSQLIVHLRIHTGERPYECTKCERAFSAKSNLNAHQRVHTGEKPYSCIECGKVFSFRSQLIVHQEIHTGGKPYGCSECGKAYSWKSQLILHQRSHTGVKPYECSECGKAFSLKSPFIVHQRTHTGVKPHKCSECGKAFRSKSYLLVHIRMHTGEKPYQCSDCGKAFNMKTQLVVHQGIHTGKNPYQCGECGKAFGRKEQLTAHLRAHAGEKPYGCSECGKAFSSKSYLVIHRRTHTGERPYECSFCERAFCGKSQLIIHQRTHSTEKPYECSECEKAYPRKASLQIHQKTHSGEKPHKCSECGKAFTQKSSLSEHQRVHTGEKPWKCSECGKSFCWNSGLRIHRKTHK